In Solanum pennellii chromosome 7, SPENNV200, the following are encoded in one genomic region:
- the LOC107026209 gene encoding probable solanesyl-diphosphate synthase 3, chloroplastic, whose product MMSVTCHNLEIGRTPLESLACGCSFSKGVLRNVSRRFSGKKLLSCRQEFGRISTKASLTGLAPVLDLNKSEKPISLTNVFEVVADDLLTLNKNLHNIVGAENPVLMSAAEQIFGAGGKRVRPALVFLVSRATAEMSGLKELTTNHRRLAEIIEMIHTASLIHDDVLDESDTRRGKETIHQLYGTRVAVLAGDFMFAQSSWFLANLENLEVIKLISQVIKDFASGEIKQASNLFDCDVGLDEYLLKSYYKTASLIAASTKGAAIFSDVGSDISEQMFQYGRNLGLSFQIVDDILDFTQSAAQLGKPAGSDLAKGNLTAPVLFALEKEPNLRNIIESEFHDAGSLEEAINLVKSCGGIQRAQDLAKEKADLAMQNLKCLPSSPFQAALEEIVKYNLERIE is encoded by the exons ATGATGTCTGTGACTTGCCATAATCTTGAAATTGGGAGAACCCCATTGGAGTCTTTGGCTTGTGGCTGTTCTTTTTCAAAGGGTGTTTTGAGAAATGTAAGTAGAAGATTCAGTGGGAAGAAGTTGTTGTCTTGCAGACAAGAATTTGGGCGTATTTCAACTAAGGCTTCACTTACTG GGTTGGCACCAGTTTTGGATTTGAATAAGTCAGAAAAACCTATTTCATTGACTAATGTTTTTGAAGTGGTTGCTGATGACCTACTTACATTAAACAAGAACTTGCATAAT attGTTGGTGCAGAGAACCCAGTTTTAATGTCTGCAGCTGAGCAGATTTTTGGTGCTGGTGGCAAAAGGGTGAGACCTGCTTTAGTGTTCCTAGTGTCAAGGGCCACAGCAGAAATGTCTGGCTTAAA GGAACTCACCACAAATCACAGAAGGTTAGCTGAAATCATTGAAATGATCCATACTGCAAGCTTGATACATGATGACGTGTTAGATGAAAGTGACACACGAAGAG GAAAGGAGACTATTCACCAATTATATGGTACTAGAGTGGCAGTACTGGCTGGTGATTTTATGTTTGCACAGTCGTCCTGGTTCCTAGCTAACCTTGAAAACCTTGAAGTCATAAAGCTCATCAGTCAG GTTATTAAAGACTTTGCAAGTGGTGAAATAAAGCAGGCCTCTAACTTGTTCGACTGTGATGTTGGACTGGATGAATATTTGCTCAAGAGTTACTATAAAACGGCCTCCTTGATTGCTGCAAGCACCAAAGGAGCTGCCATTTTCAGTGACGTTGGCAGTGATATTAGTGAACAAATGTTTCAATATGGGAGGAATCTTGGTTTATCGTTCCAGATTGTTGATGACATATTGGACTTCACACAATCAGCCGCACAACTGGGAAAGCCAGCTGGAAGTGACTTAGCCAAGGGAAACCTTACTGCACCAGTACTTTTTGCATTAGAGAAAGAGCCAAACCTTAGGAATATAATCGAATCAGAATTTCACGATGCTGGTTCTCTCGAGGAGGCCATCAATCTGGTGAAAAGCTGTGGGGGAATTCAACGAGCACAAGATTTGGCAAAGGAGAAAGCTGATTTAGCAATGCAGAACCTAAAATGCCTTCCATCTAGTCCTTTTCAAGCAGCACTTGAGGAAATCGTGAAGTATAATCTGGAGAGAATTGAATAG
- the LOC107025591 gene encoding glucan endo-1,3-beta-glucosidase-like, whose translation MAKPILTLLFLLLSNFSVRSLTLADGQKTWCVAKPSSVDMALEENLIYACKYVNCNIFKEGGPCFSPNNLMNHASIAMNLYYQFTGRHPWDCYFNNSGLVVLTDPSYGGCIYG comes from the exons ATGGCTAAACCAATTCTCACACTTTTGTTTCTTCTCTTGTCCAACTTCTCAG TAAGGAGTCTGACGTTAGCAGATGGACAG AAGACTTGGTGTGTGGCTAAACCTTCATCAGTTGATATGGCACTTGAAGAAAACTTGATTTATGCATGCAAATATGTGAATTGCAATATATTTAAAGAGGGTGGTCCTTGTTTTTCACCAAATAATTTGATGAATCATGCTTCTATTGCCATGAATTTGTACTATCAATTTACTGGAAGACATCCTTGGGATTGTTACTTTAATAATTCTGGCCTTGTTGTCTTGACTGATCCAA GTTATGGTGGCTGCATCTATGGGTGA
- the LOC107025589 gene encoding glucan endo-1,3-beta-glucosidase-like, with protein MAKLILTLLFLLLSYFSGSLTLGDDQKTWCVARPSSDENALEQNLNFACPIVNCNIFNEGGPCFLPNNSMNHASIAMNLYYRSKGSQFWDCSFGNSGLVVLTDPSYGSCIYG; from the exons ATGGCTAAACTAATTCTCACACTTTTGTTCCTTCTCTTGTCCTACTTCTCAG GGAGTCTGACGTTAGGGGATGATCAG AAGACTTGGTGTGTGGCTAGACCTTCATCAGATGAGAATGCACTTGAACAGAACTTGAATTTTGCATGTCCTATTGTTAATTGCAATATATTTAACGAGGGTGGTCCTTGTTTTTTACCAAATAATTCAATGAATCATGCTTCTATTGCCATGAATTTGTACTATCGATCTAAAGGATCCCAGTTTTGGGATTGTAGCTTTGGCAATTCTGGCCTTGTTGTCTTGACTGATCCAA GTTATGGTAGCTGCATCTATGGGTGA
- the LOC107023949 gene encoding fatty-acid-binding protein 3, chloroplastic produces MAAAGAISVWISTSTPTKITAFISKPRICYPLKLSRNGIYPLSTFERNGQYEQNLTIKAAASSSVGSAEYTEEPATKVKFQRSLSLPGCSTSLSLLGTGYREKIFAIIGVKVYAAGLYVNDSVFSRLDAWRGRSAADIQQDPSLFNKIFEADLEKSLLIVLVRDVDGKTFWDALDEAISPRIKSPTADDKSALSTFRGVFQGKPLKKETSIFLTWIDPNKMLVSLSFDGMPSSVDATIESPNVASALFDVFLGGDPVSPTLKASVAKGLEATLK; encoded by the exons ATGGCAGCAGCTGGAGCCATTTCAGTATGGATTTCAACATCCACACCCACAAAGATCACTGCTTTTATCTCCAAACCCAGAATTTGTTATCCTCTTAAACTTTCAAGAAATGGTATTTATCCCTTATCTACATTTGAGAGAAATGGCCAATATGAACAAAATCTCACAATCAAAGCTGCTGCCTCCTCTTCTG TTGGAAGTGCAGAATACACAGAAGAACCAGCTACTAAGGTGAAATTTCAAAGATCATTGAGCTTACCTGGTTGCTCTACTTCCTTGTCATTGCTTGGAACTG GATACAGGGAAAAGATTTTTGCAATTATTGGTGTCAAGGTCTATGCTGCAGGCCTCTATGTCAATGACTCCGTCTTTAGTAGATTAGATGCCTGGCGAGGACGTTCTGCTGCAGATATTCAACAGGATCCTTCCTTGTTCAACAAGATCTTTGAAG CGGATCTGGAGAAATCTTTACTTATTGTGCTGGTCAGAGATGTTGATGGTAAAACTTTCTGGGATGCCTTAGATGAAGCCATCTCTCCGAGAATCAAATCCCCTACTGCCGATGATAAGTCTGCTCTTTCTACATTCCGCGGTGTCTTTCAAGGGAAACCTCTTAAGAAAGAAACTTCCATATTCTTGACTTGGATTGACCCTAATAAAATGCTT GTTTCACTCTCTTTTGATGGAATGCCTTCCTCGGTTGACGCAACTATTGAGTCACCAAATGTTGCATCAGCTCTCTTCGATGTATTTCTTGGAGGTGATCCAGTTTCTCCTACACTTAAAGCATCAGTTGCCAAAGGATTGGAAGCTACGCTCAAGTGA
- the LOC107023948 gene encoding receptor-like serine/threonine-protein kinase At1g78530: MGNSKNIALYVTICVVSFIISKIIMTIVCYRRWKRKQMVIQDSLSGGKLVMFKSPKMNTLKSNMFLKRTMKLTNKDIIGSGGYGTVYKLTINESISFAVKRLNRISAEQDRGFERELEAMGDIKHRNIVTLHGYYSTTQYNLLIYELMTNGSLDEVLHGKSAARKVLDWPTRYKIAVGAARGLSYLHHDCIPHIIHRDIKSSNILLDHNMEARVSDFGLATLMEPDKTHVSTLVAGTFGYLAPEYFDTGKATVKGDVYSFGVVLLELLTGKKPSDEAFLEEGTRLVSWVKTVVQEKKEEYVLDKNLEEFPIDEVNHVFNIALVCLEADPCNRPTMAEVVIMLEQIKINALA, translated from the exons ATGGgaaattctaaaaatattgcACTATACGTAACAATATGTGTGGTTTCTTTTATCATCTCGAAGATTATTATGACAATCGTCTGTTACCGTAGATGGAAGAGAAAGCAAATGGTTATTCAAGACAGCTTATCTG GTGGAAAACTAGTGATGTTTAAGTCACCGAAAATGAACACATTGAAGTCCAACATGTTCTTGAAGAGGACCATGAAGCTGACTAACAAAGATATTATAGGATCAGGAGGCTATGGAACAGTCTATAAACTGACAATTAACGAATCAATTTCTTTCGCGGTAAAGAGGTTAAACAGAATAAGTGCAGAGCAAGACAGAGGTTTTGAAAGAGAGTTGGAGGCAATGGGGGACATAAAGCATCGAAATATAGTGACACTTCATGGATACTACAGTACAACTCAGTATAACCTTCTGATATATGAGCTTATGACTAATGGAAGTTTAGATGAAGTACTTCATG GAAAATCGGCTGCCAGGAAGGTTTTGGATTGGCCTACAAGATACAAAATAGCAGTAGGAGCAGCAAGAGGATTATCATATCTACATCACGATTGCATCCCTCACATCATCCACAGAGATATAAAGTCAAGTAATATCTTGTTGGATCATAACATGGAGGCTCGAGTATCTGATTTTGGACTAGCCACTCTGATGGAACCAGATAAGACGCACGTTTCAACTTTGGTAGCTGGAACTTTTGGATATTTGGCTCCTG AATATTTTGACACCGGAAAAGCAACAGTCAAAGGAGATGTTTACAGCTTTGGAGTTGTCTTACTGGAACTTCTAACTGGGAAAAAGCCATCAGATGAAGCATTTTTGGAGGAAGGAACCAGACTTGTATCTTGG GTGAAGACAGTTGTtcaagagaaaaaagaagagtaTGTACTTGACAAAAACTTAGAAGAGTTTCCCATAGATGAAGTTAACCATGTATTTAACATTGCATTAGTTTGCCTTGAGGCAGATCCATGTAATAGACCGACTATGGCTGAAGTCGTTATAATGCTTGAGCAAATAAAGATAAATGCTTTGGCATGA